One window of the Natronomonas marina genome contains the following:
- a CDS encoding efflux RND transporter permease subunit, with amino-acid sequence MSDDTDQPIVERVDRFVVDRPLLVVAAFLVVSAALAPGLTMISTQAETDQFTEDVEAQQAQENIEEEFGTSIGNAPTSGTLILQDSNVLSRPTLVRILETQHRLETNSRLRIASTTSHASGIARQLDPSAETPLEQRRAVEAATDGELRAAIDAADERGLGAQLSTDYNPNAQRATGSIVGITYDLPASASTAEVATLQERTIDVIDSVEGNEAGDNAILFGQGVIQNEFNALLTDTAIIVFPATVIFLFGFLLLAYRDPVDMFLGLGSLAVVLVWTFGVMGWAGIPFSNTMVPLFPLLLAVGIDFGIHTINRYREATLAGDDIAPAMRKTTDQLLVAFAIVTITTAISFAANLTSPLGSLQDFGIVSAIGIVITFVVFGLFLPATKVLADRARARIPYFPEFGSTPLGSEGSLMGRVLESSVSLARIAPAVVVVVAVVGGGGAAVYGTGVDAEFSQEIFFPDEDRVEAYQALPEPLAPTEYTFTKTIRLFEEEFGARQFSTVTIYVDESVRDDDSLEILHRATRQPPDSFQRAADGDAQASSIVTVIQSRADRDPEFAALVARNDRTGNGVPDQNVDQVYDALLDSPARSQARNYIAADRGSARIDFTLKSDATDDEIVADARRIADRMPVDAVATGTLIVNAAVIDVILESAIQSLAVAFVLTAVFLALSYRFLEGRAVYGFLNLLPVLVTVALLAASMRFFGIALSPINAPILGVSIGLGVDYAVHFMHRFVDEYTPGTDVFDALRTTIQGTGGALTGSMLTTVFGLGALFFAIIPLIQEFGLLLGLGVFYAYACSVLLLPSIIVVWERAATRSERVPTLASP; translated from the coding sequence ATGAGCGACGACACGGACCAGCCAATCGTCGAGCGGGTCGACCGCTTCGTCGTCGACCGGCCGCTGCTCGTCGTCGCCGCGTTCCTCGTCGTGAGCGCGGCCCTGGCACCCGGTCTCACGATGATATCGACGCAGGCCGAGACCGACCAGTTCACCGAGGACGTCGAGGCCCAGCAGGCCCAGGAGAACATCGAAGAGGAGTTCGGGACCTCGATAGGGAACGCCCCCACATCGGGCACGCTGATACTCCAGGACAGCAACGTCCTGTCGCGGCCGACGCTGGTTCGCATCCTAGAGACCCAGCACCGCCTCGAGACCAACAGCCGGCTGCGGATCGCGTCGACGACCAGCCACGCGAGCGGCATCGCCAGACAGCTCGACCCGAGCGCGGAGACGCCGCTGGAGCAGCGCCGCGCCGTCGAGGCGGCGACCGACGGCGAACTCCGGGCGGCCATCGACGCGGCCGACGAGCGCGGACTCGGCGCCCAGCTGTCGACCGACTACAACCCGAACGCCCAGCGCGCGACCGGCAGCATCGTCGGCATCACCTACGACCTGCCGGCCTCGGCCTCGACCGCGGAGGTGGCGACGCTGCAGGAGCGGACCATCGACGTGATCGACTCCGTCGAGGGCAACGAGGCCGGTGACAACGCTATCCTCTTCGGACAGGGCGTCATCCAAAACGAGTTCAACGCGCTGTTGACCGACACCGCGATCATCGTCTTCCCCGCGACGGTGATATTCCTCTTCGGGTTCCTGCTCCTTGCCTACCGGGACCCCGTCGACATGTTCCTCGGGCTCGGCTCGCTGGCCGTCGTCTTGGTCTGGACCTTCGGCGTCATGGGCTGGGCCGGCATCCCCTTCTCGAACACGATGGTGCCGCTGTTCCCGCTGTTGCTCGCGGTCGGCATCGACTTCGGCATCCACACCATCAACCGCTACCGCGAGGCGACGCTGGCCGGCGACGACATCGCGCCGGCGATGCGGAAGACGACCGACCAGTTGCTCGTCGCCTTCGCCATCGTGACGATCACCACCGCCATCAGCTTCGCCGCGAACCTCACCAGCCCGCTCGGCTCGCTGCAGGACTTCGGCATCGTCTCCGCCATCGGCATCGTCATCACGTTCGTCGTCTTCGGGCTGTTCCTGCCCGCGACGAAGGTGCTCGCCGACCGCGCTCGCGCCCGGATTCCGTACTTCCCGGAGTTCGGATCGACGCCGCTGGGAAGCGAGGGGTCGCTGATGGGGCGGGTCCTCGAGAGCAGCGTCTCGCTGGCGCGGATCGCCCCCGCGGTCGTCGTCGTGGTCGCCGTCGTCGGTGGCGGCGGTGCCGCGGTCTACGGTACCGGCGTCGACGCGGAGTTCTCACAGGAGATCTTCTTCCCCGACGAGGACCGCGTCGAGGCATACCAAGCGCTGCCGGAACCGCTCGCGCCGACGGAGTACACATTCACGAAGACCATCCGTCTCTTCGAGGAGGAGTTCGGTGCCCGGCAGTTCAGCACCGTCACGATATACGTCGACGAGTCCGTCCGGGACGACGACTCCCTGGAGATACTCCACCGGGCGACGAGACAGCCGCCGGACTCCTTCCAGCGGGCGGCCGACGGGGACGCCCAGGCCAGCAGCATCGTGACGGTCATCCAGTCGCGGGCCGACCGGGACCCCGAGTTCGCCGCGCTGGTCGCGCGCAACGACCGCACCGGCAACGGCGTCCCCGACCAGAACGTCGACCAGGTCTACGACGCGCTCTTGGACTCGCCGGCCCGCTCGCAGGCCCGCAACTACATCGCCGCCGACCGCGGCAGCGCACGCATCGACTTCACGCTGAAGTCCGACGCCACCGACGACGAGATCGTCGCCGACGCCAGGCGCATCGCCGACCGGATGCCGGTCGACGCCGTCGCCACCGGGACGCTCATCGTCAACGCCGCCGTCATCGACGTCATTCTCGAGTCGGCCATCCAGAGCCTCGCCGTCGCGTTCGTGCTGACGGCGGTCTTCCTGGCGCTGTCGTATCGCTTCCTCGAGGGGCGGGCCGTCTACGGGTTCCTCAATCTCCTGCCGGTGCTCGTGACGGTCGCGCTCCTGGCGGCGTCGATGCGCTTCTTCGGCATCGCGCTGTCGCCCATCAACGCGCCGATACTCGGCGTTTCCATCGGGCTGGGCGTCGACTACGCCGTCCACTTCATGCACCGCTTCGTCGACGAGTACACCCCCGGAACGGACGTCTTCGACGCTCTCCGGACGACCATCCAGGGGACCGGCGGCGCGCTGACGGGCAGCATGCTGACGACCGTCTTCGGTCTCGGCGCGCTGTTCTTCGCCATCATCCCGCTCATCCAGGAGTTCGGCCTGCTGCTCGGCCTGGGCGTCTTCTACGCCTACGCCTGCTCCGTGCTGCTGCTGCCGTCGATAATCGTCGTCTGGGAGCGGGCCGCGACCCGGAGCGAGCGGGTCCCGACGCTCGCCTCACCGTGA